The Roseomonas haemaphysalidis genome segment CGAATGCCACCTATCGCATGGGAGCACTGGCCAGCCTGAATGCCCGCGCAGAACTGCCGCAAGGCCCGGCCACCACTGCGCCGCTGTCGGCCAGCCTCGACGGCACGGCCGATCTGGCCACCCTGCTCGCCCCCACGCTGGGCGGTGGTGCCAACCGCGTCACCGGGCGCATCGCGCTGGCGGGCGGCGCCGGCGGCACGCTGGGCGCGCCGCAGCTGACCGGCACGGTGGACCTGACCAATGGCAGCGTGCGCAACCAGCTCTACGGCCTGCGGCTGAGCAACATCACCGCCCGGCTGCGGGCCCAGGGCGAGCGGATCCTGGTGGAGCGTTTCAACGCGCGGGCCGGCCAGGGCAGCATCGAGGCCAGCGGCTTTCTGGAACCCTTCGCCGCCGGCATCCCGATCGACATCGCCGTCACCGCCCGCAACGCGCAGCCCTTGCAAAGCGAGCTGATCACGCTGTTGACCGACGCCGACCTGCGCTTCACCGGCCCGCTGCAAACAAACCCGGCGCTGGGCGGCACGGTGCGGCTGCAACGCGCTGTTATCAACATCCCGCAGCAGCTGCCCGGCGGCGGCGTGACCACCCTGGGCGATGTGCAGGAGCGTGGCGGTCCGAACGCCCGGCCCGCCGGGGCCGTGCCCCGCCGCAACGCCGCGCCGCCGGCACCGAACCTGGAGGCCACCCCCGCCGCCCCCGTGGCGCTGAACCTGCGGATCGAGGCGCCGCAGGCCATCCTGGTGCGCGGGCGCGGGCTGGACGCGGAGATGGGCGGCAGCATCCGCATCGGCGGCACAGCGGCGGCCCCCTCGCCCGATGGCACCTTCTCGCTGCGGCGTGGCACCTTTCAGCTGCTCGACCGCCGGCTGAACTTCAGCCGCGGCAATCTGGTGTTCGATGGCGCCGGGCTGCTGCCCAGCCTGGACTTCGCGGCCACCACCACGGCGCAGGGCGTCACCATCACTGTCACCATCAGCGGACCGCCCAACGCGCCGAAGATCGAGTTCACCTCCTCGCCCGAGCTGCCACAGGACGAGGTGCTGGCGCGGCTGCTGTTCGGCCGCTCGGTGGACAAGCTGTCCGCCTTCGAGGTCGCGCAGCTGGCTTCCTCCATTGCCGGCACGGCGGGGCTGACGGGGGGTGGGCGGGGCTTTTTCGGCCGGCTCGCGGACCGTCTCGGCCTGGACCGGCTGGGGGTCGGCAACAGCACGGACAACGAAGCCGGCGGCAACCGCAACGGCGCTGAGAATTCAGCGCTCCAGGCCGGCGGTTATATCGGCCAGGGCGTTTATGTTGGCGTCGAGCAGGGGTTGGAAGGCGGGCCGCGCGTCGGCGTGGAAGTCGAGCTGACCCCGCGCCTGAAGCTGGAAAGCTCCACCGGCGGCCGTGGCGGCGAGCGCCTCGGCCTGAGCTACGAGTTCGAATACTGACACATCGCTGGCCCTGGCTGCCGGCCAGCGCACCTCATGGAGCAGACAGAATGTCCAGCAGCATCATTCTCCGCCGTGTCTGCCAGGGCGCCCTGCTCCTCGCCATCGCCGGCAGCCTGGGCGGCTGCGGGCTGGTGGCCTTGCCGTTTCGCGCCACCAGCGCCGTGGTCAAGGTCGTGCCTGTGGCGGGCGACGTCGTGGCGGCGCCGTTCGATGCGACAGCGGAAGTGATCGACTGACGGCAAAGGCTGGGGCATCCTCGGCATGCGCTTTGCAAACCATTGCATTGTGCATCGTACCGAGATGAGGACCCCATGCCGTTGCCTGGACGACGCGTTCTCGCGGCTTTCACCATGTGTCTGGCCCTGGCCGCGCCCGCGGCGCGGGCGCAGGATTCCTGGCCCACCCGGCCGATCCGCCTGATCATTCCCTTTGGGCCGGGTGGCATCAGCGACAGCGTCGCCCGCCTCGCCGCGGAATGGCTCGGCCGCCATCTCGGCCAGCCCGTCATCCCGGACAACCGCCCCGGCGGAAACGGCGCCATCGGACTGGAAGCCGCGGCCCGCAGCCCGGCCGATGGCTACACCCTTCTGGCTGCCAGCGCGTCGCACGTGGTCGTGCTGCCCCTCATGCAAAACCTGTCCGTGGACCCGGCTCGCGACCTGATGCCGATTTCGATCACGGCCACCAACCCGCTGGTGCTGGTAACCTCGGCAGCTCTTAACACCGGCAGCCTGCCCGAATTCGTGCAGGTGGTGGGGCGCCAGCCCGGCAAGCTGGACTATGCTTCCGGTGGCACGGGCGGGCTGAGCCACCTGGGTATGGGCTTTCTGCTGCATCGCCTGGGGCTCAGCATGGAACACGTGCCCTACCGCAGCGGACCGCTGGCGGTACAGGATCTGCTCGCCGGGCGGGTGCCTGTCTACCTCGGCAACTACATCGACATCGCGGGGCTGCTGCAGTCGGACGGCCTGCGGGTGCTGGCCGTCACCTCGCCCCAACGCAGCATCGCCTTGCCGGCCGTGCCGACGGTGGCCGAGCAGGGCTACCCGGGCTTCGAGCTGGGCACCTGGAACGGCTTGGCCGCCCCCGCCGGCCTGCCCCCGGCCATTCGCGACCGCATCGCCGCCAGCATGGCCAGGGCCTGCGAGGATGAAGGCTTCCGCTCCGCGATCCTGCGCCTCGGCGCCGAGCCCAGCTGCGTTGGCAGTGCCGAGATGGCGGCGACCATCGCGCGCATGACGCCCGTGATGCGGGAAGCCATCGCCCTGTCCGGTACCAGGGTCGAATAGCCAAGCCCAACCACAACAACCAACTGGAGGTTCGCCCATGAACGACCGCATGGAGGCGTCGCCCAGCGCCGCCGAAATTTTCCTGCGTCAGCTTGGCGCCGCCGGCGTGGACTGGCTGTTCGCCAATGGCGGCACCGACTTCCCACCGATCGTCGAGGCCTATGCCAAGCTCGCGGACAGCAACCACCGCCTGCCACGGCCGATGACCGTACCGCATGAGAACGCGGCCGTCGCCATGGCGCACGGCGCCACCATGCTTCTGGGGCGGCCGCAGGCGGTGATGGTGCATGTGAACGTCGGCACCGCCAACACCATCAACGGCGTGCTGAACGCGGCGCGCGACCAGACGCCGATGCTGGTTCTCGCCGGCCGCACCCCCTATGCCGAGCACGGCCGCCACGGCGCCCGCACGCGCAACATCCACTGGGCGCAGGAGATGTTCGATCAGGCCGGCATGCTGCGCGAAGCGGTGAAATGGGATGGTGAGCTCCGCGACCCCGAGCAGGCCGCCGACCTTGGCCGGCGGGCGCTGTCCATCGCCATGGCCTCGCCGCGCGGCCCGACCTACGCGACGCTGCCGCGCGACACGCTGGCCGCGCCTGTCCGCCGCGCCATGGTCAAGGACGGCCCCCTGCCCGCCCCGGCGAGCCCACCGCCCGACCCTGACGCCATCGCCCAGGCAGCAGCATGGCTGGCACAGGCCGAGCGGCCGCTGATCATCACCGCCGCCGCCGGGCGCACGCGGGAAGGGTTCGACGCCTTGTCCGACCTCGCGGACCGTCATGCCCTGCCGGTCGTGTCGTTCACGCCCCGCTTCGTGAACCTGGCCGCCGATCATCCGATGCATCAGGGCTATGAGCCGGGGCCGCTGCTGGCCGAGGCCGACTGCGTGCTGGTGGTCGATACCGATGCCCCCTGGATTCCACATCTGGAAGGCCCCCCGGAAGGCTGCCGCGTCATCCACCTCGGCCCCGACCCTCTGTTTGCCCGCTACCCGATGCGCAGCTTCCCGACCGACCTGGCCATCACGGCCGATCCTGGCCCGGGTCTGCGCGCCATTGCCGCGGCCATGGCGGCCCTGCCGGCCGGGGCCGACATCGCCGCGCGCCATGCCCGCCTCCGTGAGCGTGGCACCGCGCAGCGCGCGGCCTGGGCCGCACAGGTGGCGGAGCCACCGGCTGGCGCGATCACGCCGGAATGGATCAGCCATTGCCTGGGGCAGGCGCTGGAGGACGATGCCATCGTCGTCAACGAATATCCACTGCGCCAGGCCTTCTGCCCCCGCACCCGCTGGGGCAGCTTCTACGGGCAAAGCACCGCGGGCGGCCTTGGGTGGGGGTTCGGCGCGGCGCTGGGTGCCAAGCTGGCGGCGCCGGACCGGCTGGTGGTCGCGACGCTGGGCGACGGGGCCTATGTGTTCAACAACCCCGCCGCCTGCCACTGGGTGTCGCAGGCCCACGGGCTGCCGGTCCTGGTGATCGTCTTCAACAACCGCATGTACGGCGCCGTACGAAACTCCACCCTGGCGATGTATCGGGACGGCGCCGCCGCAGCCCGGGGCGGCACGCTTCTGGCCGATCTCAGCCCCGCCCCGGCCTTCGAGGCCTATGCCGAGGCCAGCGGTGGATACGGAGAAAAGGTCAGCGATCCCGCCGCCCGGCCTGGCGCTTTGCTGCGTGCCATCCGCGCCGTGACGGTGGAGCGAAGGCAGGCATTGCTGAACGTTGTCTGCGACTATTAACAGCTTAGATCATATGACGACTTCATTTCATAAAACGCTGTTCTCACAGCTTTTCACAGAGACTGAATTAAATTTTCCTGGGTCTGTTCCAGCCTCTCGACATTGCCTGGCTTCTGGCCGATACCCGCTGAGGCGGTGCTGAACCGCGACGGCTGGCCTCTTGCCGGCCGCGCGAACGCCGCCTTTCCGTCCTGCGATACCAAGAGGTTTCCTGGCGCCCCCAGCGCCACCGGGACCATGCGGAATGGCGGTGGCGGTCCATCCAAGGAAGCTCCGTATCATGCGTGCCTTCGACGGCCAGATCTCCGGCAACCGGCCCATCCAACGCTCCACCGAAGAGAAGAAGCGTCAGCTTCGTGACCTGAAGGAAGCGCTTGCCGCCCTCAAACCGCATGCTGCCGCCAGCCTCCGCGAATCTTTGAACGCGAAGATCAAGGCGTTGGAAGTGGAGTTGGCTCCCCGCCGCTAAGCGCGCGTCGCTCGTCACGCCGATGCGGCGACGAGCTGATGGGCGTCGTCATGTGCGGAGTTGCTTCGGGACCGATCTCGGCATCGGCCCGGGTGGCCCGCGCCAAGCCTGTCAGCGCAATCTTTCGGAAGCGGGCAGGTCGCAGGGCTTAGGCACCAGGCAGTTCAGCCCTGCCCGGGCGGACAGCGCGGCGATCACCCTCGCCGCGCCGAACGACTTCAGGCGGCGGGGGTGGGCCCGCTGACCTTGCGCTCACCGGGCTTCGGTCCCGGCAGCTCGACCTCGATGGCCAGCGTCGACATGTCGCCGCCGCGGTCCAGGGAAACCTGAACCGCCTTGGCGTCGATGGCCACGTACTTGGAGATCACCTCCAGCAAGTCCTTCTGCAGCTTGGGCAGGAAGTCCTCGCCGGTGCGGCTGATCCGCTCGTGTGCCAGCACGATCTGCAGCCGCTCCTTGGCCGCGCCCGCGGTGGGCGGTGCCGCCTTGCGGTTAACCCGAAAGACGTCGATCCAGCTCATGCGGCCCTCCCGCCGAACAGCCGTGACAGGAAGCCCCTCTTCTCCGCTTCGATAAAGCGGTGCGGCCGGTCCTCGCCCAGAAAGCGTGCCACCGCATCGCCGTAGGCGCTGCCCGCGGTGGATACCGCATCCAGGATCACCGGGTTGCCGGTGTTGGAGGCCTTCAACACGCTCTCGCTTTCCGGGATGACGCCCAGCAGCGGGATGGCGAGGATCTCGCGGATATCCTCCAGCTTCAGCATCTCGCCCTTTTCGACGCGCGACGCATCGTAGCGCGTGACCAGCAGGTGCTCCTTCACCGGATCGCGCTTCTCCTCCGCCCGCTTGGAGCGCGACTGCAGCACGCCGAGAATGCGGTCGGAGTCACGCACCGAGGACACTTCGGGGTTGGTCACGATGATCGCCTGGTCGGCGTAGTAGAGCGCCAGCAGCGCGCCCTTCTCGATGCCGGCGGGGCTGTCGCACAGGATGTAATCGAACTCCTTGCTCAGCTCCTCGATGATCTGACCGACGCCTTCCTTGGTCAGCGCGTCCTTGTCGCGGGTCTGGCTGGCCGGCAGGATCGACAGGGTGTCCACGCGCTTGTCGCGGATCAGTGCCTGGTTCAGCCGGGCCTCGCCATTGACCACATTGACGATGTCGAAGACCACCCGGCGCTCGACGCCCATGATCAGGTCGAGGTTGCGCAGGCCGACGTCGAAGTCGATGACGACGGTCTTCTTGCCGCTTTGGGCAAGACCGGTGGCGAAGGCCGCGGAGCTGGTCGTCTTGCCGACGCCCCCCTTGCCGGATGTCACCACGATCACTTGCGCCATGGGATACAGTCTCCTCTCTGCCGGGCCGATAGTTTGATCTGGGAGACCCGGTCAGCCCAGCTTGTCGAATCGCATGCTTTCGCCGATCAGCCGCACCTGAACAGGCTTGCCGATCGGCGCTTCCGTCAGCCCTTCCCGCACGGCGTAGTAGCCGGCGATGGACACGAGCTCAGGGTCGAAGTTCAGTGCGAAGACGCGCGCATCCGTGTTGTTCTCGCCCCCCGCGATGGCACGGCCGCGCAGGGCACCATAGACGTGCACGTTGCCATCCGCGATCACCTCGGCGCCGGCATTGACCGTGCCGTTGACGATCAGGTCGGCGCCCTGCGCCCATACGCGCTGGCCGGCGCGCACGGGGATGTCGACCACCATGGTCGGGCGCATGCTGCCGGGCGGCGGCGGCGGTTCGGCCGGCGCGGCGGGGGTGGGCTGAGCCGGCGCGGGGGCGGCCGCCGCCTGCTGCGGCACCTCCTCCTCCTTGCCACCGCCGGCGGCGCGCAGCGGCGGCAAGCCGGCGGCCTGGGCGGCCGCCCGCATCTCGGGCGTGCCGCCGGTGGTGCCGATCGGCATGATCTCGATGCCGCGCAGCCCCGCGATCAGCCCACCGAAATCCACGTCCTGCGGAGCCTGCGACAGGTCGTCCAATCCCACCACGATGGGCGCGAAGCGCAGAAAGCCCGGGGCGCGGCGGAACTGGTCCCCCAGCGCGGGGACGATCACCTCCGGCCGCGCATCCAGCAACCGCAGCACCAACAGGTTGAAGTTGGCGCCGCGCAACCGGAACGGTTCAAGGCGGGGCTGGGCGGCGGGGGCTGACATGCGGTGCGGGCTGATCCTGGCTGGAGACGCAACGGCACCGCGGACGGCAACCATTTGTAAACCTATACATCGGGTGTGACGCTCCGCGAAACCCGCCACGCGGCCAAGCCAGAGGATTCGGTGCAATTCTGCCATAGTGTGGCCGAATCGCGCCGGCGCCCCTACCCTGGCCCGCCA includes the following:
- a CDS encoding Bug family tripartite tricarboxylate transporter substrate binding protein, giving the protein MCLALAAPAARAQDSWPTRPIRLIIPFGPGGISDSVARLAAEWLGRHLGQPVIPDNRPGGNGAIGLEAAARSPADGYTLLAASASHVVVLPLMQNLSVDPARDLMPISITATNPLVLVTSAALNTGSLPEFVQVVGRQPGKLDYASGGTGGLSHLGMGFLLHRLGLSMEHVPYRSGPLAVQDLLAGRVPVYLGNYIDIAGLLQSDGLRVLAVTSPQRSIALPAVPTVAEQGYPGFELGTWNGLAAPAGLPPAIRDRIAASMARACEDEGFRSAILRLGAEPSCVGSAEMAATIARMTPVMREAIALSGTRVE
- a CDS encoding DUF6726 family protein; the protein is MSSSIILRRVCQGALLLAIAGSLGGCGLVALPFRATSAVVKVVPVAGDVVAAPFDATAEVID
- a CDS encoding thiamine pyrophosphate-requiring protein; amino-acid sequence: MNDRMEASPSAAEIFLRQLGAAGVDWLFANGGTDFPPIVEAYAKLADSNHRLPRPMTVPHENAAVAMAHGATMLLGRPQAVMVHVNVGTANTINGVLNAARDQTPMLVLAGRTPYAEHGRHGARTRNIHWAQEMFDQAGMLREAVKWDGELRDPEQAADLGRRALSIAMASPRGPTYATLPRDTLAAPVRRAMVKDGPLPAPASPPPDPDAIAQAAAWLAQAERPLIITAAAGRTREGFDALSDLADRHALPVVSFTPRFVNLAADHPMHQGYEPGPLLAEADCVLVVDTDAPWIPHLEGPPEGCRVIHLGPDPLFARYPMRSFPTDLAITADPGPGLRAIAAAMAALPAGADIAARHARLRERGTAQRAAWAAQVAEPPAGAITPEWISHCLGQALEDDAIVVNEYPLRQAFCPRTRWGSFYGQSTAGGLGWGFGAALGAKLAAPDRLVVATLGDGAYVFNNPAACHWVSQAHGLPVLVIVFNNRMYGAVRNSTLAMYRDGAAAARGGTLLADLSPAPAFEAYAEASGGYGEKVSDPAARPGALLRAIRAVTVERRQALLNVVCDY
- the minC gene encoding septum site-determining protein MinC, giving the protein MSAPAAQPRLEPFRLRGANFNLLVLRLLDARPEVIVPALGDQFRRAPGFLRFAPIVVGLDDLSQAPQDVDFGGLIAGLRGIEIMPIGTTGGTPEMRAAAQAAGLPPLRAAGGGKEEEVPQQAAAAPAPAQPTPAAPAEPPPPPGSMRPTMVVDIPVRAGQRVWAQGADLIVNGTVNAGAEVIADGNVHVYGALRGRAIAGGENNTDARVFALNFDPELVSIAGYYAVREGLTEAPIGKPVQVRLIGESMRFDKLG
- the minD gene encoding septum site-determining protein MinD — translated: MAQVIVVTSGKGGVGKTTSSAAFATGLAQSGKKTVVIDFDVGLRNLDLIMGVERRVVFDIVNVVNGEARLNQALIRDKRVDTLSILPASQTRDKDALTKEGVGQIIEELSKEFDYILCDSPAGIEKGALLALYYADQAIIVTNPEVSSVRDSDRILGVLQSRSKRAEEKRDPVKEHLLVTRYDASRVEKGEMLKLEDIREILAIPLLGVIPESESVLKASNTGNPVILDAVSTAGSAYGDAVARFLGEDRPHRFIEAEKRGFLSRLFGGRAA
- the minE gene encoding cell division topological specificity factor MinE gives rise to the protein MSWIDVFRVNRKAAPPTAGAAKERLQIVLAHERISRTGEDFLPKLQKDLLEVISKYVAIDAKAVQVSLDRGGDMSTLAIEVELPGPKPGERKVSGPTPAA